TCGTTCTTTATCTTTACAGCCAATTCATCACTAATATTAATATCCGCCATTAATTTTAGCGCCCCCCAGTGTGTTCACTTATTGCTATATTTTACACCTAAGTTTGGCGAATTACTATAAATATAGTTGTAAACAATAAAATGTGTTGTAAACTGTTAAGAAAAAAAGTTAAATCTTAAATTTTTGTGAAATATTTAGCGAAACCCTTTAAAGACAACTGCATATAAATTATACTTATAATTAAAAATCAAGACAAATTCACTAACATCATTGGCATCATTAGGATACTGCGGAATTGCCCGCTTAAGTGAGAACACATTGACATTCATACCCTTTACTTCGGTGGTAAAACTAACTTTAAGTCAAATATTTGTTCAATAGAAAGGGGTGGCCGTATTTATGACCATCAAAATAGGCATTAACGGTTTCGGCCGCATCGGACGCAATGTTTTCCGGGCGGCGCTCGACAACCCGGAAGTGGATGTGGTAGCGGTTAATGATCTTACCGACGCCAAAACACTGGCCCACCTGTTAAAATATGATTCCGTACATGGTGTCCTGCATGCCGATATAAAAGTGGCAGAGGACGGTTTTACCGTTAACGGGAAAAAAGTTCAAGTTATGGCTGAAAAGGATCCCGGAGCACTGCCCTGGAGTGAGTTAAACGTAGGTATGGTAATTGAGTCCACCGGACGTTTTACCAAAGGAGAGGCCGCCGCCGGCCATCTGCGGGCCGGAGCCCGAAAGGTAATTATCAGCGCGCCGGGTAAAAATGTAGACGCTACCATAGTAATGGGGGTCAACCATAATGATTATGACCCGGAGAAACATAACATAGTCTCCAATGCATCTTGCACCACAAACTGTCTGGCCCCTATAGTTAAAGTATTGCACCAGCAATTTAATATTAAAAACGGTATGATGACTACGGTGCATTCCTATACCAATGACCAGCAGATATTGGACTTACCGCACAAAGATTTGCGGCGGGCGAGGGCCGCCGGTGTATCCATCATACCCACCACTACCGGAGCCGCTAAAGCCGTTGGGCTGGTCATCCCCGACCTCCGGGGCAAACTGAATGGAATGGCTATGCGAGTGCCCACTCCCAATGTGTCTGTGGTTGATTTTGTAGCTGTGGTGGAACAACCCGCTACAGTTGATGAAGTCAACGATGCGCTGCGGCGTGCCGCCGATGGTGAGTTAAAAGGAATTATGGCATACAGTGACGCGCCGTTGGTATCCAAGGATTATTACGGAGATTACCATTCTTCAATTGTTGACGCCCTTTCCACCATTGTTATGGAAGGCTACCTGATTAAAGTGCTCGCCTGGTATGACAACGAATGGGGTTACTCCTGCCGGGTACTGGATTTGGCGCTTTACATGGCCAAGCGGGAAACCGGAAGTGTGCCTAAAATAACCTGGACCGGTATAAACCGGGAAAATATGTACCGCAGTGTTTCCGCGGCTTACGCGGCGGAGTGACCGCCTATCATCCAAACATATGACTTAAATTATCTAAAGTCGCGGATTTTTCCGCGGCTTTTACATATTGACATATACAGCCAGGCATCGTTCAATAATTTCAGCAAAAATCATATTATCTTTTACAACCATCTATCCTTCTTTTGGTTTTATACTAAATGTGTTAAAATTTGATAAACAATCAGGGCATATGGATGTGATGAAATACTATGCAAACAAATAAGAACAGGTACAATATATATTCCCGGCACTTAATCAATAAATTCGGGCAAAAGGTGTATAAACTGCCGGTTAATTTACCCGGCAGCTGTCCCAACCGGGACGGCACTCTGGGATACGGAGGATGTATTTTCTGCGATGAACAGGGTTCCGGATTTGACGCTTTGCCAAATACTTTGTCGGTAACAGAACAGCTCCGGCAGAATAAGGAATATTTCCAGCGACGATTTAACGCCCAAAAATACATAGCTTATTTTCAGGCATTTACCAATACATACCTGCCTGCCGAACAATTTGCCGCCAACATCAAGTGCGCGGCAGCCGAAGAAGACATAGTAGGCATTTCCGTTTCCACCAGGCCCGATTGTATCAGTGAGGAATGTCTGGATATATTATCAAGAACCCAGATCGAAAAAGAAATCGATATCAACATAGAGCTAGGTTTGCAAACCGTTAACTACCATACATTAAAAAAAATAAACCGGGGGCATACCCTGGCTGAATTTATTGATGCCGTAATCCGTATTCACCGCCGGCAATTTGAAATTTGTACTCACTTAATTTTAAATTTACCATGGGATAATATGCACGATGTAATTGAAAACGCCAAACTTATTTCCGCCCTGGGCATTCGTTATGTCAAACTACATTCATTGTACATAGTCCGCAATACCGAACTGGGGAATATGTACGAGCGCGGTGAGTTCGAGTTAATATCAATGGATCAATATATCAGGCGTATGATTACTTTTCTGGAGCATCTCGACCCGGATATTGTTATTCAGCGCCTGGTAGGTAAAGGTCCCCAAAACGAAGTTATTTTTTGCAATTGGGACACCAGTTGGTGGAAAATCAAAACAGAACTTGAACGGCTTCTGGAAGCTGAAAATACCTGGCAGGGCAAAAGGTTTGATTACTTAAACGGTAAAGCACTAAGAGCGGCAAAATATTAAGCCGGGCCCGGCAAAATGTTTATAATCGCTACCACCCATACCTCTTGCGCAGCGCCATCAGAAGCTGAAAATATAGTTAGTCCGCCATTGCTATAATTACAACCTGCGGCGCTTGAATCCCGTTATTGCGGGAAGCGAAGCGACGAAGCAGTCTCCGTTTTACAGTCCGCATTTCTTTGGGGACCTGCTTCGGAGTCCGAGACTGCCTCGCTTGCGCTCGCGATAGCAATTAAAAGCATATCGGAATAAAAACGCCCCGAGTTTTTCAGGTTAGAAAAGTACTAATACTGAAGCCGGCTTAGTTTTACTTAAAAACAATGTCATCATCATCTAAAAGCACTTTGACTAATTCCTTAACTTTATCATTCGCAATTTTATAAAAAACCTCGGTACCGTGACGCACACCGTCCACAATACCCTGGGCCCGCAATATGGCCAATTGTTGGGATACCGTCGATTGCGGCAGACTTAAGCACTCTTTCATTTTGTTGACATTACAGCTGTCATTCATTAACCCGGCTACAATACACAAGCGTGTGGGATGTGCAAGCGCCTTTAATAACCTGGCGGGTTCTTCGTATTTAGATGCTTTTTTCAATTTATATATCCCCCAAGGCTTTTTTATAAACTAATATATTATAATATTATGCTTAGCACAATACTATTTTTTTATAATCCTGTGCCTGATAGCGGCAGTTTCTTCAATATCTAATAGAACCAAAGCCAGCAAGTAGACTATTCCCGCCGCACCAACCGTCAGCGTCATACCCAACAGCTGGCCCCAAAGAGATATGTTCTCATTAAATAAGCCGGTATACTTGCCCAGAAGCCGCAATATAACAGAAAAAATTAGTGTGGCGGTTATTATTTTTAACTGGTCGACACATTGCCCGCGCCAATCAAAACCATTTAAACGATTGGACAAAAAGGCTACAAAAAACACAGCAGTGACAAAAAAACCCATTGTATTGCCCAGCGCCAGTCCGGCATGGCCCATAGGATTCACTAGCAGGTAATCCAACAATATATTGACAGCAAGCCCGGCCAGCCCCGCCCAGAGAGGCAGCAGAGCATCCCGCAAGCTTAAGAATGTATAAGTCAACACAGAGCTTGCCGACATGGCAACCACTGAAGCAGCATAGAAGCTCAGTGCTGTTGCAGTAGCCATAGTAGCATTCGCATCAAAAGCGCCCCTTTCAAAGAGCAGTCGCACTACCGGTACAGCCAGCACCAGCATCAATGCGGCACTGGGATAGCTCACCAGAGCCACGAGACGCATCCCCATGGCCGTCCTGTCACGCAGCAACTGCATATCCCGGCGCTCGGAAGCCGCGGCCAGGACCGGAAACAAAACTGAAGATATAACCGCAACAAATAGACCATAAGGTAATTCACGTACCCGGTTGGCAAAGTTCAGGGCGGCAATACTCCCTTCCGCCAGATGAGAGCCAAACCAGCGATCCACAAAAACAAACCCCCGACCAGCCAAAGTGGTCAGAACAACAGGTATAGAAATCAGCAATGCGCGACGCACATCCGGATCAGCGGTATTCATAAGCGGGCGCCAGGGGATGCCAAACCGTCCCAGGGCGGGCAGGTTATACAAGTAGAACACCAGTGCCCCGGCCAGGGTGCACCAGGCCAAGCCCGGTCCCATAAGCCCGCCCAGAGGAAGAATCAATATTATAAAAATCACATTCTGCAACACCGGCGCCATAGCCGGAACGGTAAATTCCCTATGGGCATTGAGCACTGCCTTGGCTAAAAAACCCATCGTGAGAAAAACCATTGACGGAAGCATAATCCGGGTACAAAGCAACGCTATATGCCTGGCCTCACCGGTAAATCCGGGCGCAAGCATATCCACCACCTGTGGTGTAAATAGCATGCCCAGCACCGTTAATAATGTCACCAGGGCGCCAACTACATATAAAACAGTTGATGCTAAATAACTCCGGCCGGCATCCTGCAACCGCCCCGTATATAACGGCAGCAAAGCATTACCCGCTGAAGTGCCGATAATAGTAGATAAAGTAAAGGGGATAGTCGCCGCCACCACAAAGGCATCGGACTGCAGCGTTGTACCCAATAAAGCGGCAATTACCTGTTCCCGTATAAAGCCCAGCACCCGGCTGGCTACAAACAAAACCAGCAAAATAGAGGAAGCCTTGAAAATATTATGCTTTGACATGTGCCAGTGCCTCCGTAAAAATAATAAACATATAGTTCCTTAGTCTTTGAATAACCATTAACAACAATTACTATATTAGCATATTTTATCACAAGGGGGGAGATCAGTATTTTTCCGCAAACTCATGTTTTTTTTGCCGAAACTGTGCTTGGACGCAAATCCGACGCCATTACACTAGGCAGCATTTTTCCCGATATGGTCATCAGCGCCCAGGTTAATCATACCATGGCCCACAGCATGGGCGCCAAACTTCTGCATATAGTAAAAGCAAATCATGCCCTGGCAGATTTCGCCCGCGGTATAATAACTCACGGCATATCCCCACAAGGTCTTGATTATTTCGGTGATGAAAAATATCCGGGCTGCGAACGCGGTTATTGCTTTGAAAAAGGCCGCCCACTGGTGAAGCAGACCATTGAAGCATGTAATATACCACCCGAAATGGGCTGGTGGAAAGCTCACAATATTGTGGAAATGGGCATCGAATTACGCATCAGCAACCGCGGTGCGTACGGCCGTACTATTCGCCAGGCCTTTAATAACCAGGAAATTATTAATCAAATCACTGACCTATTGGCCGGTTTAACCGGCTATGACCCACAGAGACTGAAAGCGCAAATCGCCGGTTTTCCCGGGTATATTGAAGCTTATAAGGCCACCGCCCAATCTCTGGCCGACAAATACCGATTACAAATGTTCACCCGGCACCGTATTAATATTAACACTGCCAAGGTAGCACGGCTTATTGAAATTGCCGCCGAGCAGGTTGAAGATGACCTGGCCGATTTTTTCCGCTATACTCATGACAGTGTGCTCCGGGAACTTAATAAGATTGATAGTTTTTGATATATAATTATCAGATTGGCTTATATCAATTAGACAACTTTTACATATTTGAGTGGATCTCTAGAACTTAACATTTGCTGCTCGATATGATACCTTTATTATCATGCATCATGTACAATAGGCAAGCCAAACATCAGTAATCAAGAAGGTGATTTTAATTTGAATTCAACCGGGCCATATACGCAAACTAAGGATGGACAGGTTATATCGCTTAACGCTCCCGCTTATTCAATAGAGGATGTAGAAAAGGCAGCCGCCTCAACAGCAGATGGCATTGGGTTGTTAAGCACGGATTTCATGTATCTAGGCCGCAACGACCTGCCGGGAGAGGAAGAACAACTCGAAATACTGCTTCATATCAGCAGCTTAATGGATAACCGGCCCGTTACAGTACGCACACTGCAGGCCCCTTCAAGCACAATACCGGCCCTTAGCCGCGCCGGTTT
This genomic interval from Desulfoscipio sp. XC116 contains the following:
- a CDS encoding TIGR01212 family radical SAM protein (This family includes YhcC from E. coli K-12, an uncharacterized radical SAM protein.) translates to MQTNKNRYNIYSRHLINKFGQKVYKLPVNLPGSCPNRDGTLGYGGCIFCDEQGSGFDALPNTLSVTEQLRQNKEYFQRRFNAQKYIAYFQAFTNTYLPAEQFAANIKCAAAEEDIVGISVSTRPDCISEECLDILSRTQIEKEIDINIELGLQTVNYHTLKKINRGHTLAEFIDAVIRIHRRQFEICTHLILNLPWDNMHDVIENAKLISALGIRYVKLHSLYIVRNTELGNMYERGEFELISMDQYIRRMITFLEHLDPDIVIQRLVGKGPQNEVIFCNWDTSWWKIKTELERLLEAENTWQGKRFDYLNGKALRAAKY
- the murJ gene encoding murein biosynthesis integral membrane protein MurJ, coding for MSKHNIFKASSILLVLFVASRVLGFIREQVIAALLGTTLQSDAFVVAATIPFTLSTIIGTSAGNALLPLYTGRLQDAGRSYLASTVLYVVGALVTLLTVLGMLFTPQVVDMLAPGFTGEARHIALLCTRIMLPSMVFLTMGFLAKAVLNAHREFTVPAMAPVLQNVIFIILILPLGGLMGPGLAWCTLAGALVFYLYNLPALGRFGIPWRPLMNTADPDVRRALLISIPVVLTTLAGRGFVFVDRWFGSHLAEGSIAALNFANRVRELPYGLFVAVISSVLFPVLAAASERRDMQLLRDRTAMGMRLVALVSYPSAALMLVLAVPVVRLLFERGAFDANATMATATALSFYAASVVAMSASSVLTYTFLSLRDALLPLWAGLAGLAVNILLDYLLVNPMGHAGLALGNTMGFFVTAVFFVAFLSNRLNGFDWRGQCVDQLKIITATLIFSVILRLLGKYTGLFNENISLWGQLLGMTLTVGAAGIVYLLALVLLDIEETAAIRHRIIKK
- a CDS encoding metalloregulator ArsR/SmtB family transcription factor, whose amino-acid sequence is MKKASKYEEPARLLKALAHPTRLCIVAGLMNDSCNVNKMKECLSLPQSTVSQQLAILRAQGIVDGVRHGTEVFYKIANDKVKELVKVLLDDDDIVFK
- the gap gene encoding type I glyceraldehyde-3-phosphate dehydrogenase; translation: MTIKIGINGFGRIGRNVFRAALDNPEVDVVAVNDLTDAKTLAHLLKYDSVHGVLHADIKVAEDGFTVNGKKVQVMAEKDPGALPWSELNVGMVIESTGRFTKGEAAAGHLRAGARKVIISAPGKNVDATIVMGVNHNDYDPEKHNIVSNASCTTNCLAPIVKVLHQQFNIKNGMMTTVHSYTNDQQILDLPHKDLRRARAAGVSIIPTTTGAAKAVGLVIPDLRGKLNGMAMRVPTPNVSVVDFVAVVEQPATVDEVNDALRRAADGELKGIMAYSDAPLVSKDYYGDYHSSIVDALSTIVMEGYLIKVLAWYDNEWGYSCRVLDLALYMAKRETGSVPKITWTGINRENMYRSVSAAYAAE